A single genomic interval of Aureliella helgolandensis harbors:
- a CDS encoding serine hydrolase gives MKAEFFRGQRRFTFWLLLVFVVSPLSALAQPATPSAIDYREALQKLASAVEYEVAGKSIPSLSLTLVDRDRIVYAEGFGFQDPARETPATADTIYRVGSVSKLFTDIAVMQLVESGDLSLDEPVQTYLPDFQPRNEHNVPITLRQLMSHRSGLVRESPVGNYFDPTEPSLSESVASLNATALVYPPNTKTKYSNAAVAVVGAVLESKLQRTHAEQVQRAIFTPLGMQSSSFDATPQLQPKLATGWMRTYDGRRFEAPSFQLGTGPAGNLFSSTKDLAKFIVWLLDQDGLESSNILSAESLSEMLTPVKDSQGEPQGFGLGFHIQKLGKYVKIGHGGAVYGFSTQLEILPERSVGVAAAASLDGANGVVARLSEYALQLMVATQDDQPLPEYSRTAPVPRARADELVGKYREVDGERFTLISRYQDELIMQRGTFQNQIRASVDDGRLLTDDCVNYGTPITVSSSELLRVGETNFQRLPDSPPAPAPAHWAGLIGEYGWDHNTLYILEEDEQLYALIEWFYYYPLQELGENEFAFPDYGLYHGEKLIFSRNEQGKATQVLAAEVPFERREVGTKHGETFRIEPVQPIADLREAAMQASPPKETGDFQATDLVDLTQFDPGIRLDIRYATTNNFTGEVFYKQPRAFLQRPAAKAVANAHQELSQQGLGLLIHDAYRPWYVTKMFWDATPTELKDFVANPANGSRHNRGCAVDLTLYDLETRQPIEMVAGYDEFSPRSFPLYPGGTSRQRWYRELLRRTMESHQFTIYEFEWWHFDFQDWERYRLGNQSFETILKDD, from the coding sequence GTGAAAGCAGAATTTTTTCGGGGCCAGCGACGTTTTACCTTTTGGCTGCTGCTAGTGTTCGTCGTTTCTCCGCTTTCCGCCCTAGCCCAACCAGCAACGCCTTCAGCGATCGACTATCGTGAAGCCCTGCAGAAACTCGCTTCGGCCGTCGAATATGAAGTGGCAGGCAAGTCCATCCCGTCCTTGTCGCTGACCCTAGTGGATCGCGATCGAATTGTGTACGCGGAAGGATTTGGATTTCAGGATCCTGCTCGCGAAACGCCAGCGACCGCAGATACCATTTACCGAGTGGGTTCTGTTTCCAAACTTTTCACCGACATCGCCGTGATGCAGCTGGTGGAATCTGGAGACTTATCGTTGGACGAGCCCGTGCAAACTTATCTGCCGGATTTTCAGCCACGGAATGAGCACAATGTCCCCATCACCCTGCGACAGCTAATGTCTCATCGCAGTGGTTTGGTACGCGAGTCCCCGGTGGGAAACTATTTTGATCCCACCGAGCCGAGTCTAAGCGAGTCGGTTGCCAGTCTTAATGCGACCGCGTTGGTCTATCCGCCCAACACTAAAACGAAGTACTCCAATGCTGCGGTTGCAGTGGTGGGTGCCGTGCTGGAAAGCAAGTTGCAACGCACCCACGCGGAGCAGGTCCAACGCGCCATCTTCACCCCCTTAGGGATGCAATCGAGCAGCTTTGATGCCACCCCTCAGCTCCAGCCGAAGCTGGCTACGGGGTGGATGCGAACCTACGATGGACGCCGTTTTGAGGCTCCCTCCTTCCAATTGGGTACGGGCCCTGCCGGCAACCTCTTTTCCAGCACTAAGGACCTCGCCAAATTCATAGTCTGGTTACTCGACCAGGACGGACTCGAGAGCAGCAACATCCTCTCCGCTGAGAGTCTGTCCGAGATGCTCACACCGGTAAAGGATAGCCAAGGCGAGCCGCAAGGGTTTGGCCTTGGTTTCCACATCCAGAAGCTTGGCAAGTATGTCAAGATCGGTCATGGCGGCGCAGTGTATGGATTCTCAACCCAGCTCGAAATCTTGCCAGAGCGGAGTGTCGGTGTGGCTGCGGCGGCGTCTCTAGACGGAGCCAATGGCGTGGTCGCACGACTTTCGGAATACGCCCTGCAGCTGATGGTCGCGACCCAAGACGATCAACCTCTCCCCGAATATTCGCGCACCGCTCCCGTACCTCGGGCCCGCGCTGATGAATTGGTCGGGAAGTACCGCGAAGTCGATGGAGAGCGATTCACGCTCATTAGCCGGTACCAGGACGAGCTGATAATGCAACGCGGTACCTTCCAGAACCAAATCAGAGCATCGGTGGACGATGGACGATTGCTGACCGACGATTGCGTCAACTACGGCACGCCAATCACTGTTTCAAGCTCTGAGTTGCTGCGCGTCGGTGAGACCAATTTCCAGCGTTTGCCCGACTCCCCTCCAGCGCCCGCCCCCGCCCACTGGGCAGGCCTCATCGGCGAGTACGGCTGGGACCACAACACACTCTATATCCTTGAGGAGGATGAGCAACTTTATGCGTTGATTGAATGGTTCTACTACTATCCTCTCCAAGAATTGGGTGAGAACGAGTTCGCCTTCCCAGACTATGGTCTGTACCACGGTGAAAAGCTAATTTTCAGCCGCAACGAGCAGGGGAAGGCGACCCAGGTTCTAGCCGCCGAAGTACCGTTCGAACGCCGCGAGGTGGGCACAAAGCATGGTGAAACCTTCCGAATTGAGCCGGTGCAACCCATCGCAGATCTGCGCGAAGCGGCCATGCAAGCCTCACCGCCGAAGGAGACGGGAGACTTCCAAGCTACCGATCTTGTCGATCTGACGCAGTTTGATCCTGGGATACGTCTCGATATTCGCTACGCAACTACCAACAATTTTACCGGTGAAGTTTTCTACAAGCAGCCGCGCGCGTTCCTGCAACGTCCCGCAGCCAAGGCGGTGGCCAACGCACATCAAGAGCTGAGCCAACAAGGGCTGGGATTGCTCATCCATGACGCCTACCGCCCATGGTACGTCACGAAGATGTTTTGGGATGCAACACCCACGGAACTTAAGGATTTCGTGGCCAATCCGGCGAACGGCTCCCGGCACAATCGCGGCTGCGCCGTCGATCTTACCTTGTACGATCTCGAAACGAGGCAACCTATCGAAATGGTGGCCGGCTACGACGAATTTTCTCCCCGATCGTTTCCACTGTATCCCGGTGGAACCTCCCGTCAGCGGTGGTACCGTGAACTTTTACGTCGCACCATGGAGTCACACCAGTTCACCATCTACGAGTTTGAATGGTGGCACTTCGATTTTCAGGACTGGGAGCGATACCGCTTAGGCAACCAAAGCTTCGAGACAATCCTCAAGGACGACTGA
- a CDS encoding DinB family protein: protein MSFSQMILPEFEQEMASTRRVLEQVPDDKLDWKAHPKSNTIGWNANHLVEIPGWVAGTLANLSWDIEGYETPNLRSRAEILAAFDKNVAEACAALNSTTDAAVSQMWSLKSGDNVLMTMPRSVVIRSFVINHTIHHRAHLCVYLRLNDLPVPGMYGPSGDEPAS, encoded by the coding sequence ATGAGCTTTTCCCAAATGATTTTGCCAGAGTTCGAGCAGGAAATGGCCAGCACACGAAGAGTGTTGGAACAGGTTCCGGATGACAAATTGGATTGGAAGGCACATCCCAAGTCCAACACCATCGGATGGAACGCGAACCACTTGGTTGAAATCCCGGGATGGGTAGCCGGTACTCTTGCGAATCTGTCTTGGGACATTGAGGGCTACGAAACACCGAATCTGCGTTCGAGGGCAGAGATCTTAGCCGCCTTCGATAAAAATGTGGCCGAAGCCTGCGCGGCGTTGAACAGTACGACCGATGCAGCCGTGTCGCAGATGTGGTCGCTAAAGTCTGGTGACAACGTTCTGATGACGATGCCAAGATCCGTGGTTATCCGCAGTTTTGTCATCAACCACACCATCCACCATCGCGCCCATCTATGCGTTTATTTGAGGTTGAATGATTTGCCAGTGCCGGGAATGTACGGACCTTCTGGTGACGAACCTGCGTCTTAG